A single region of the Peptococcaceae bacterium genome encodes:
- a CDS encoding cupin domain-containing protein codes for MAKPILFDYHEAEPDTSRPGGRSYFFQGSENVTIQYIEIFSEPETNTHKHDYEQMVIILEGKASFICDGVSYEMSEGCYMVVPPNAEHGIEKKIGDGTLRILDVFYPKRAGCVQSKRVKNLGHQNWD; via the coding sequence ATGGCAAAACCGATACTGTTTGACTATCATGAAGCCGAACCGGATACCAGCCGGCCGGGAGGACGTTCATATTTCTTTCAGGGCTCGGAAAACGTGACCATTCAATACATAGAAATTTTTTCCGAACCTGAAACTAACACGCACAAGCACGATTATGAACAGATGGTCATCATTTTAGAAGGGAAAGCCAGTTTCATATGCGACGGGGTGTCATACGAAATGAGCGAAGGATGCTATATGGTTGTGCCGCCGAATGCCGAGCACGGCATAGAGAAGAAGATCGGGGATGGGACTCTTCGCATTCTCGATGTTTTTTATCCCAAACGCGCGGGCTGTGTTCAGAGCAAGAGGGTTAAAAATCTTGGGCACCAGAACTGGGACTAA